In Eupeodes corollae chromosome 3, idEupCoro1.1, whole genome shotgun sequence, a single genomic region encodes these proteins:
- the LOC129952153 gene encoding uncharacterized protein LOC129952153, producing the protein MTYSKDSLKPEISICFWKVPRKFIDNAIRGCLYLLLALSFGLAIATIGMTTSKIDQIDTTETPLIHTTMQFESRMLGMAAESRKVLSACRILDCTIKCVNAKQIYEEVYQVLQASTCKKNITLKLDSQRFPNLVLTNRWKPANRRIKHLVIRNCDFIHIRNEAFNSFDFTATEGITLLGVKLNTLSNGVLLGFATLQSLVLEGRVKHIDRCFFQPVQGSLMRLTLRAGLTISGRENIFGISNLPNMHALDLSGNFISGTLGRGFFRAVPSVNYVILSNSEISSIDIDTFYDIASQLLVLDLSNNRLKTLDESSIQQILTEGLVNIYLLGNDWTCECHLKPLIHMYQKYMHRFGDIPYCRAPDSFYGVLLTNVKFDENCTATTIHHIKTDSFIVTTSSPDTSVTNPSASFKMACLSMIGLADAQEQESSSKQDEAPVDYFFFAPPCHDFELILLENNSVQVVVHFADEPINIIWFSEAQEDFVHTVNDITFDYNCEVYSDPFLLAENLEENCTYTFCLVPSGTFSITPFNCLPLHIPFMTRLEPNIWISHDEKELTLGIVCLILMCSLLFGGVVAYFGIKAYPDILEGSNHVLVVKKSNKSACYVSTIPEGEYAINKNSLKKHNTTIESGSLAYLPPPPPPVPLYKDNEEIKEESSQEVEDYYEMPCIYNKPHNCQQKCLFNKCVITPNSPPPLPKRNSDSTLYGSASELISSVPYPKRSL; encoded by the exons ATGACCTATTCAAAGGATTCCTTGAAACCTGAAATTTCCATTTG tttttggaaagtGCCCAGGAAATTTATTGACAATGCAATTAGAGGATGTTTGTATCTTCTGTTGGCTCTAAGTTTTGGCCTAGCAATTGCCACCATAGGTATGACCACTTCAAAAATAGATCAAATTGATACAACTGAAACACCACTCATCCATACTACCATGCAATTTGAAAGCAGGATGCTTGGAATGGCTGCTGAATCGAGGAAAGTTTTAAGTGCTTGTCGAATTTTAGATTGCACAATCAAATGTGTCAACGCCAAACAAATCTACGAAGAAGTCTATCAAGTTCTTCAA GCTTCAACgtgtaagaaaaatataacactCAAGTTAGACAGTCAGCGTTTTCCAAACCTAGTTTTAACCAACAGATGGAAACCGGCTAACAGACGTATTAAGCACCTCGTTATTAGAAATTGTGATTTCATACATATTCGAAACGAAGCTTTCAACTCGTTTGATTTCACGGCAACAGAAGGAATCACACTCTTGGGCGTAAAACTAAATACACTTAGCAATGGGGTTCTTTTAGGTTTTGCAACGCTGCAGTCTCTAGTATTAGAAGGAAGAGTAAAACATATTGACAGATGCTTCTTTCAACCTGTTCAAGGTTCTCTCATGCGACTTACCCTCAGGGCTGGCCTTACTATTTCGGGAagggaaaatatttttggcataAGTAACCTGCCCAACATGCACGCTTTGGACCTTAGTGGAAACTTCATTTCAGGAACTCTAGGTAGAGGTTTTTTCCGTGCAGTGCCTTCTGTGAATTATGTTATTTTGTCAAATTCGGAGATATCTTCTATTGACATAGACACTTTCTACGACATAGCCAGTCAACTATTAGTTCTAGACTTGAGCAATAACCGTTTGAAAACCCTGGATGAAAGCTCTATACAGCAAATTCTGACAGAAGGACTCGTTAACATTTACCTCTTGGGAAATGATTGGACTTGTGAATGTCACTTAAAACCATTAATACACATGTACCAAAAGTATATGCATCGCTTTGGAGATATTCCCTATTGTAGAGCCCCAGATTCCTTCTATGGAGTACTCTTGACAAATGTCAAGTTTGATGAAAACTGCACTGCCACTACAATTCATCACATCAAAACAGATTCATTTATTGTCACCACATCAAGTCCTGATACGAGTGTCACAAATCCAAGTGCGTCATTTAAAATGGCGTGTCTGTCAATGATTGGCCTAGCAGATGCCCAGGAACAAGAATCCTCTTCCAAGCAAGACGAAGCTCCTGTGGATTACTTCTTTTTTGCACCACCATGCCATGACTTTGAGCTTATTCTTTTGGAAAATAACTCCGTTCAAGTGGTGGTTCACTTTGCCGATGAGCCAATCAACATAATTTGGTTCAGTGAAGCTCAAGAAGACTTTGTCCACACAGTGAACGATATCACTTTCGATTATAATTGTGAAGTGTATTCAGATCCGTTTCTCTTGGCTGAGAATCTAGAAGAAAACTGCACATATACATTTTGCCTGGTTCCCAGTGGCACTTTCTCTATTACACCTTTCAACTGCTTGCCCCTTCATATACCATTCATGACTAGATTGGAGCCAAATATTTGGATTTCACATGACGAAAAGGAACTTACTCTTGGTATTGTTTGCTTGATTCTAATGTGTTCCTTATTATTTGGCGGAGTTGTGGCTTACTTTGGAATCAAGGCATATCCGGATATACTGGAGGGTAGCAATCACGTGCTTGTGGTAAAAAAGTCCAATAAAAGTGCTTGTTATGTATCAACAATCCCCGAGGGAGAATATGCGATTAATAAGAATAGTTTGAAGAAACACAACAC AACAATTGAATCTGGCAGCCTTGCATACCtaccgccaccaccaccaccggtGCCATTATACAAGGATAATGAAGAAATTAAGGAGGAATCGTCCCAAGAAGTTGAAGACTATTATGAAATGCCTTGTATCTACAACAAACCCCACAACTGCCAACAGAAGTGCTTGTTCAACAAGTGTGTAATTACTCCCAATTCACCACCGCCATTGCCGAAACGCAACTCGGATAGCACTTTGTACGGTTCAGCTAGCGAACTTATTTCTAGTGTTCCTTATCCAAAACGGAGTTTATAA
- the LOC129951800 gene encoding uncharacterized protein LOC129951800, with the protein MTHLNNYLSRASCTLIILHISKGIFPEDELQSNWLEGSFYLKSIQISSSKLIGIHNGTFNQPGVAYVQELKLYDVEISTLNENTFLGLKDIESFTLVNKVDHFSGNAFLKPMMGTLKKLVIKDGSNTAIDPGPWLHGEGFPQLQTIVFDGSNFGEYINADTFNHLKQLSTLKLNSCNISRIADGSFDFVMNQTAILVSLQDNQLKRLAGEYLSTINFQRRFNLHNNPWDCTCKLEHLSRVFKNCPECFGENSKCSTPPQLAGKLLDQVNLNRCEDETPIPLETTTLQSSSTTSSPQVTTLSANSIIIECAKHELRSTNYPSSSIELSPPDGHFKITPISETSVRLVFEDPSDDLAVIWFKEQTSLDEYGASIGLIGDLGVACQNELHVSLLVEELIVNQSYTFCLIKNGTQLVSPFNCKSYFSAVNGNDGGNDITWLRTKDKPMAIGIFVGSIVVSIFLGMIGMFFLIRYNPWLLRSSKQIEVEDSGYYQMNTKNPLKEPSVENSLKAPTAPIRRFSSDSGLSYMMANNYEEMEFYRRTNVSLVFPNRVPKSPAPPLPKRTNNIEDMKIQTLENKDVIYEKDNDDGYTSVV; encoded by the exons ATGACCCATCTTAACAACTACCTATCTCGAGCAAGTTGTACTTTGATTATACTTCATATATCCAAAGGGATATTTCCTGAAGATGAACTTCAAAGCAATTGGTTAGAAGGATCTTTTTATCTCAAGTCCATTCAAATATCTTCCAGTAAGCTAATTGGAATACACAATGGCACATTTAATCAGCCGGGTGTTGCTTACGTTCAGGAACTAAAGCTATACGATGTTGAGATTTCAACACTTAACGAAAACACATTCCTAGGCTTGAAAGATATTGAATCATTTACGTTGGTCAATAAAGTAGACCATTTCTCAGGGAATGCATTCCTTAAACCTATGATGGGAACCTTAAAAAAACTAGTGATAAAAGATGGAAGTAATACTGCCATCGATCCTGGACCATGGCTTCACGGAGAAGGCTTTCCTCAGCTACAGACAATCGTTTTTGATGGAAGCAATTTCGGAGAATACATTAATGCGGATACTTTCAATCatttaaaacaactttcaacattaaaattgaattcatgcAATATTTCCAGAATAGCTGACGGAAGCTTTGACTTTGTTATGAATCAGACGGCTATTTTAGTCAGCTTGCAAGATAATCAGTTGAAAAGACTTGCAGGCGAATATTTATCAACGATCAATTTTCAGCGACGTTTCAATCTCCATAATAATCCTTGGGATTGTACATGTAAGTTAGAACATCTTTCgagagttttcaaaaattgtcctgaATGCTTTggagaaaattcaaaatgcaGTACGCCACCACAACTGGCTGGAAAGCTACTCGATCAGGTTAACTTAAACAGATGTGAAGATGAAACTCCAATTCCCTTAGAAACAACAACACTACAATCGAGTAGTACGACTTCCTCACCTCAAGTTACAACTTTATCAGCAAATTCAATAATTATAGAGTGCGCAAAGCACGAACTTCGATCTACGAATTATCCTTCAAGCTCCATTGAACTCTCGCCTCCAGATGGGCACTTTAAAATCACTCCAATCAGTGAAACTAGTGTAAGGCTGGTCTTTGAAGATCCTTCCGATGATCTTGCTGTCATCTGGTTTAAAGAACAAACGAGTTTAGACGAATATGGCGCGAGTATTGGGCTAATAGGAGATCTTGGTGTAGCCTGTCAGAACGAACTTCATGTATCGTTGCTTGTTGAAGAACTCATTGTTAACCAATCCTATACTTTCTGTCTCATCAAAAATGGCACACAACTTGTATCACCATTTAACTGCAAGTCTTACTTCAGTGCTGTGAATGGAAATGACGGGGGAAATGATATAACTTGGTTAAGAACAAAAGACAAGCCAATGGCAATTGGTATCTTCGTTGGAAGCATTGTGGTTTCAATTTTTCTTGGTATGATCGGGATGTTTTTCTTAATTCGATATAACCCATGGTTACTAAGATCCAGCAAGCAGATTGAAGTCGAAGACAGTGGATATTATCAAATGAATACGAAAAATCCTCTAAAGGAGCCATCAGTTGAAAATAG TCTTAAAGCACCAACAGCTCCTATCAGACGGTTTTCATCTGATAGTGGTTTAAGTTATATGATGGCTAATAACTATGAAGAGATGGAATTCTATAGAAGGACAAATGTAAGTTTGGTATTTCCAAATCGAGTGCCAAAAAGTCCAGCCCCACCTTtaccaaaaagaacaaataacaTTGAAGATATGAAAATACAAACACTTGAAAATAAGGATGTTATTTATGAAAAAGATAATGACGATGGATACACCAGTGTTGTTTAA
- the LOC129952869 gene encoding leucine-rich repeat transmembrane protein FLRT2-like, which yields MQLGEMHLITIIQLAILMLSQRGYSIKLLAENSKDLYEIHPNISHFQSTIKITKPEGQCQRFQCKFICSNGESSTIQRNINAVDVKECTLISELYLINYHFPRKTLTKKFLGSICDRVSYLSIQSSDIEQIDPGAFESQTLIAVHLENLKLKHIEKGIFENVSQQFTSFTLIQTNPKLETVSDILLENVKYQIKNLTLQTGLIKVKNLTGSNALLNNLEDIDLSYNNFGGELTTGCFNQLSVVQKLNLSHSAITSLPESIFNGIVVTLKILDLSNNRLLVIERNIFGWRNLTKALTLHLNGNPWECTCDLQREMTVLLAFQDQKVHCGNIKNALVSSEKVCPTTIAPTAPNHLSGGSWNNAVGTPSAKTTTSTPTRVLTTKSLPPPTASNFNTYATTHELECHKDNEKQETEHLSIHWPNTMFDIVRKKMSEVDIVIRKHVNETYGVLWFNKVTLQFYKMETNHNEYGLGCYGRVEHITTINHLLPDLSYTFCLILKDHLTVSPFSCQSVHIDGNLDVKYNAWLTKNMKATGIGIMIIGSILFIFLGIFSAFILLKHKPSLIKGSKRVAMQKSDTSNIIIFPEDKTLQHFKLMEEQLAKNRLRGFPFQRLSSVSDNSLESIQSYMNTENVNIYEIIPAHQPSSKVRYAEVPFKRKRSSNDPLPEIPHTSKEDNSVKLARTLEVPRNQNNQTETSLYI from the exons ATGCAACTAGGCGAAATGCATTTGATAACAATAATTCAGTTGGCAATATTAATGTTAAGCCAAAGAGGCTACAGCATCAAGCTGCTCGCAGAAAATTCAAAGGATCTCTACGAAATTCACCCAAACATAAG TCACTTTCAATctacaataaaaataactaaacctGAAGGACAGTGCCAGAGATTTCAGTGcaaatttatttgttcaaaCGGAGAATCATCAACCATCCAACGGAATATCAACGCTGTTGAC gttaAGGAATGCACATTAATTAGCGAGCTTTACCTCATCAACTACCACTTTCCTCGAAAAACTCTTACAAAAAAGTTTCTCGGTTCGATTTGTGATAGAGTTAGTTACTTATCAATTCAATCTTCAGATATTGAGCAAATAGATCCGGGGGCTTTTGAGAGCCAAACTCTTATAGCAGTTCATTTGGAAAACTTGAAACTCAAACACATTGAAAAAGGAATTTTCGAAAATGTCAGTCAACAATTCACTAGTTTCACTTTGATACAGACCAATCCGAAACTAGAAACTGTTAGTGATATTTTGCTGGAAAATGTTAAGTATCAGATCAAAAATCTGACTTTGCAAACTGGtttgataaaagttaaaaacctcACAGGAAGTAATGCTCTTTTGAATAATTTGGAAGATATTGACTTGAGCTATAACAATTTTGGAGGAGAACTTACGACAGGATGCTTTAACCAGCTATCGGTAGTGCAGAAGCTCAACCTGTCTCACTCAGCAATAACTTCTTTGCCTGAGTCAATTTTCAATGGTATTGTCGTCACATTGAAGATATTGGATTTATCAAATAACAGGCTGTTAGTTATTGAAAGGAACATTTTTGGTTGGAGAAACCTTACCAAAGCACTTACCTTGCACCTGAATGGCAACCCATGGGAATGTACATGTGATCTTCAAAGAGAAATGACTGTCCTTCTGGCTTTTCAGGATCAAAAGGTCCATTGTGGGAATATCAAAAATGCATTAGTTTCAAGTGAAAAAGTATGTCCAACTACAATTGCGCCTACAGCTCCTAACCATTTATCTGGAGGAAGTTGGAATAACGCGGTAGGAACTCCAAGTGCTAAAACGACGACATCCACACCAACTAGAGTCCTCACAACTAAATCACTTCCACCTCCCACGGCTTCAAACTTTAACACCTATGCAACCACTCACGAACTGGAGTGCCACAAGGACAATGAAAAACAAGAAACTGAGCATTTGTCCATTCATTGGCCTAACACAATGTTTGACATAGTAAGGAAAAAGATGTCAGAAGTGGATATCGTCATTAGGAAGCATGTGAATGAAACATACGGAGTATTATGGTTCAACAAGGTTACACTTCAGTTTTACAAAATGGAAACAAATCACAATGAATATGGACTTGGTTGTTATGGTCGGGTGGAGCACATTACCACCATCAACCATCTTTTGCCTGATTTGTCTTACACTTTCTGTTTGATTCTTAAGGATCACCTGACCGTTTCACCATTTTCGTGTCAATCAGTTCATATTGACGGTAACTTAGATGTAAAGTACAACGCTTGGTTAACTAAAAATATGAAAGCCACAGGGATCGGCATAATGATCATTGGGAgtattctgtttatatttttgggCATTTTCAGTGCTTTTATCCTACTTAAGCACAAGCCTTCACTTATCAAGGGAAGTAAACGAGTTGCAATGCAGAAAAGTGATACATCTAACATAATTATCTTTCCAGAGGATAAGACTCTCCAACACTTCAAATTGATGGAAGAGCAGCTAGCAAAAAATAGACTAAGAGg GTTTCCGTTTCAACGCCTTTCTTCTGTGTCGGACAATAGTTTGGAAAGCATTCAAAGCTATATGAATAcggaaaatgtaaatatttacgAAATAATTCCGGCTCATCAACCTTCATCAAAAGTCCGATATGCAGAAGTTCCGTTCAAGCGTAAACGTTCATCAAATGACCCCTTACCAGAAATTCCACACACATCAAAAGAAGATAATTCAGTAAAACTTGCGAGAACGCTGGAAGTACCAAGGAATCAAAATAATCAAACAGAAACTAgtctttatatttaa